A single genomic interval of Terriglobus albidus harbors:
- a CDS encoding Rrf2 family transcriptional regulator: MQLTRFSDLALRLLLYLAGHDKPMETTATVRAVSELFNVPYTHMVKVTHQLGRKGWLTTTKGKGGGLRLSRPPEEVRIGEILRTTEPANDVIDCFTQACPLRSACTLKEALDRAYEAFFRELDQYTLADVAAMPALQKLIQISL, encoded by the coding sequence ATGCAACTGACCCGATTTTCCGATCTCGCACTACGTCTACTGCTCTACCTTGCCGGCCATGACAAACCGATGGAGACGACAGCAACCGTCCGTGCCGTCTCCGAACTCTTCAACGTGCCCTACACCCATATGGTGAAGGTCACGCACCAACTTGGTCGCAAGGGCTGGCTCACCACCACCAAGGGTAAGGGAGGCGGACTTCGCCTCTCACGCCCCCCCGAAGAGGTCCGCATTGGCGAGATTCTGCGCACCACCGAGCCCGCTAACGACGTCATCGACTGCTTTACCCAGGCCTGCCCGCTGCGCTCCGCATGCACGCTGAAAGAAGCGCTCGACCGTGCCTATGAGGCTTTCTTCCGCGAACTCGACCAGTACACGCTGGCTGACGTTGCCGCCATGCCCGCACTGCAGAAACTGATCCAGATTTCACTCTGA
- a CDS encoding M48 family metallopeptidase — protein sequence MTFRRLSWLFVVLFATVFPCVRAETPAVVTAEQAARSGPMLYSLPPQKMQQAVALHRQRTILSWLSPTADIAILLVLLSAGYFRRVRTWIERYALRRWVKGILFLGAMLVTVSVLKLPLAMYGHQLAVRYGLSVQHWGSWFADWGKGVALRTGLVVLVGLGVYWLIRRFPRTWWWWLWVAMLPCIVFMVFIAPVFIDPLFNKFEPLERSNPALVAQLEKVVERSGVAIPTERMFLMKASEKVTGLNAYVTGVGASKRVVVWDTTIARATPDEIAFVFGHEAGHYVMQHLWLGMGATALLVLVLLPLGVRAERAMIRRFGARWGISAETEWASAPVLLLVSVLLIQISDPIGNTISRTLEHNADIYGQEVIHGIVADPQRAAVHGFQVLGETSLDDPRPHPFEEFWSEGHPPIWFRTNFANAYDPWRVGMEPKYFPKTDVGGAR from the coding sequence ATGACTTTTCGACGCCTGAGCTGGCTCTTTGTTGTCTTGTTTGCAACAGTTTTCCCCTGCGTCCGGGCGGAGACGCCAGCGGTCGTGACCGCAGAACAGGCGGCGCGCTCCGGTCCGATGCTCTACAGCTTACCGCCGCAGAAGATGCAGCAGGCCGTGGCGCTCCATCGCCAGCGGACGATCCTCTCCTGGCTTTCACCCACGGCCGATATCGCGATCCTTCTGGTGCTGCTGAGCGCGGGCTACTTTCGGCGGGTGCGCACGTGGATCGAACGATATGCCTTGCGGCGTTGGGTGAAGGGCATTCTCTTTCTCGGCGCCATGCTGGTGACGGTGTCGGTGCTGAAGCTACCGCTGGCGATGTATGGGCATCAATTGGCCGTACGCTACGGACTCTCAGTGCAGCACTGGGGAAGCTGGTTTGCAGACTGGGGCAAAGGGGTTGCTCTGCGGACCGGCCTCGTCGTCCTTGTCGGTCTGGGCGTCTATTGGCTGATCCGCCGGTTTCCACGTACCTGGTGGTGGTGGCTATGGGTAGCGATGCTGCCATGCATCGTGTTTATGGTCTTTATCGCCCCGGTCTTCATCGATCCACTCTTCAACAAGTTCGAGCCCCTTGAGCGGTCGAACCCGGCTCTGGTGGCGCAGCTGGAGAAAGTCGTTGAACGCAGTGGGGTTGCAATTCCCACTGAGCGTATGTTCCTGATGAAAGCCAGCGAGAAGGTGACCGGGCTGAATGCGTACGTCACCGGCGTTGGCGCATCGAAACGCGTAGTGGTGTGGGATACGACGATTGCCCGTGCAACTCCGGATGAGATCGCATTCGTCTTCGGCCATGAGGCCGGGCACTACGTAATGCAGCATCTCTGGTTGGGCATGGGGGCTACGGCACTGCTTGTCCTCGTGCTGTTGCCGTTAGGCGTGCGGGCAGAGCGCGCAATGATTCGGCGCTTTGGAGCCCGATGGGGAATCTCTGCTGAGACCGAATGGGCTTCAGCACCGGTACTGCTGCTGGTGAGCGTGCTGTTGATCCAAATCTCCGACCCCATCGGGAACACCATCAGCCGCACGCTGGAACACAACGCCGACATCTATGGGCAGGAAGTCATTCACGGCATCGTCGCCGATCCGCAACGGGCAGCGGTGCACGGCTTCCAGGTGCTTGGCGAAACATCTCTCGACGACCCAAGGCCACATCCGTTTGAGGAGTTCTGGTCAGAAGGTCATCCGCCGATCTGGTTCCGCACAAACTTCGCGAATGCGTATGACCCTTGGAGGGTGGGAATGGAGCCGAAGTACTTTCCTAAGACGGACGTCGGCGGCGCTCGTTAA
- the sseA gene encoding 3-mercaptopyruvate sulfurtransferase has translation MSLLITPQQLNSRLKDPGTIVLDATLPPVGVTPPVDTRARYLEKHIPGAAFFDIDEISDHTTPLPHMLPNEREFAKAISFLGVGSDMTIVIYEQEGVFSAPRAWWMLKTFGAEDVVILDGGLKAWEEAGYATHSGFVTCKPARFTPRFDAEAVISFDELQQAIAAGETILDARAKGRFDGTAPEPRPISSGHMPGSINIPFLELTENGRFKSAHDLKALFAAKGVDKKKPIITSCGSGVTAAVLAFGLEMIGAKHVSLYDGSWCEYAQHPEAQIEKAL, from the coding sequence ATGAGCCTTCTGATTACGCCGCAGCAGTTGAACTCGCGCCTGAAAGACCCCGGCACTATTGTGCTGGACGCCACCCTTCCGCCCGTCGGCGTGACACCTCCTGTAGACACCCGCGCCCGCTACCTGGAAAAGCACATCCCCGGCGCTGCTTTCTTCGACATCGACGAGATCTCCGATCACACCACGCCGCTGCCGCACATGCTGCCCAACGAGCGTGAGTTTGCCAAGGCAATCTCTTTCCTCGGCGTCGGCTCCGATATGACCATCGTCATCTATGAGCAGGAGGGCGTCTTCTCCGCTCCACGTGCCTGGTGGATGCTGAAGACCTTCGGTGCGGAGGATGTGGTCATCCTCGATGGCGGCCTAAAAGCCTGGGAGGAAGCAGGCTATGCAACCCACTCCGGATTCGTCACCTGCAAGCCGGCAAGATTCACACCGCGCTTCGATGCCGAAGCGGTTATCAGCTTCGACGAACTCCAACAGGCCATTGCCGCGGGAGAGACCATCCTGGACGCCCGCGCAAAGGGCCGCTTCGACGGTACTGCTCCCGAACCACGTCCCATCTCCTCCGGCCATATGCCGGGCTCCATCAACATTCCCTTCCTGGAGCTCACCGAGAACGGCCGCTTCAAGTCGGCACACGACCTGAAGGCGTTGTTTGCGGCAAAGGGTGTGGACAAGAAAAAGCCCATCATCACCAGTTGCGGCTCCGGCGTAACAGCCGCGGTACTTGCCTTTGGCCTGGAGATGATCGGCGCAAAACATGTCAGTCTCTACGACGGCTCCTGGTGCGAATATGCCCAGCACCCGGAGGCGCAGATCGAGAAGGCACTGTGA
- a CDS encoding TetR/AcrR family transcriptional regulator, with protein sequence MEPATQAEHVCTEPTDPRIRRTRQMLQSALFNLLNRKHFNDISISDIATQAGVNRATFYLHYTDKNALLQAMTEARFRELLDRRGVVFGCEGVLRSLALGVCDFLSQTGGCPEQLASMPLETSIIPVVEGMILHGLRVHQAPPETPTALIAATVAWAIFGAAKQWIQTPERLPAEEVATTIETLVKPIFSAIPAAH encoded by the coding sequence ATGGAACCGGCGACCCAAGCCGAGCATGTTTGTACGGAACCGACTGATCCACGCATCCGGCGCACTCGCCAGATGCTGCAGAGCGCCCTCTTCAACCTGCTGAATCGAAAGCACTTCAACGATATCTCCATCAGTGATATCGCGACCCAGGCAGGTGTGAACCGGGCCACGTTCTATCTCCATTACACCGACAAGAACGCCCTGCTTCAGGCCATGACCGAAGCTCGCTTCCGCGAACTGCTCGACCGCCGCGGGGTTGTTTTCGGCTGCGAAGGTGTGTTGCGCTCCCTGGCGTTGGGAGTCTGCGACTTTCTCTCCCAGACCGGGGGATGCCCTGAACAACTGGCCTCCATGCCACTTGAGACCTCGATCATTCCCGTCGTTGAAGGCATGATCCTTCACGGTCTTCGGGTGCACCAGGCTCCACCGGAGACGCCGACAGCCCTCATCGCCGCGACCGTCGCCTGGGCCATCTTCGGCGCCGCCAAGCAATGGATCCAGACACCGGAACGCCTTCCCGCTGAAGAAGTTGCCACGACCATAGAAACCCTGGTCAAACCGATCTTCTCGGCCATTCCAGCGGCACACTAA
- a CDS encoding GlxA family transcriptional regulator: MKWQMGQSAAVKQPMIDVTIYFPQGMFSSTAIGPMEVFRHSGSLWNLCSGTEVETRFRVTTVSIDGRAVECDGPLRIEPMASIHDVSKTDVILIPSTGLALEDVVERNRDVVPWLRRWRERGVAIASVCSGVGLVAATGLLDGRRATTHWGLAAKFRMLYPRVLWMPEYMVTEEDNLFCGGGVHAALDLSLYLVERFCGHEIALQSARAMSIETRRAWQAGFAIAPLKLEHGDAGVQRAQEWMHSHFHHGSAVEAARHAGMSERNFARRFKQATGDSPLEYQQKLRVAAAKRLLENPSQTIEEVSQAVGYGDVAFFRTVFQRHAGCSPAAYRRRFDIAS, translated from the coding sequence ATGAAGTGGCAAATGGGCCAAAGTGCGGCGGTGAAACAGCCAATGATCGACGTCACCATCTACTTTCCGCAAGGGATGTTTTCTTCCACGGCGATTGGGCCGATGGAGGTGTTTCGCCATAGCGGAAGCCTGTGGAACCTGTGCAGCGGCACGGAGGTGGAGACGCGGTTCCGGGTGACCACGGTCTCGATAGATGGCCGGGCGGTGGAGTGCGATGGCCCGCTTCGTATCGAGCCGATGGCGTCGATCCACGACGTCTCGAAGACCGATGTGATTTTGATTCCATCCACCGGGCTCGCTCTGGAAGATGTCGTCGAGCGTAACCGTGATGTGGTGCCGTGGCTGCGCCGCTGGCGCGAGCGTGGTGTAGCGATTGCCAGCGTCTGTTCCGGCGTGGGGCTGGTGGCGGCGACAGGCTTGCTGGACGGAAGGCGTGCGACCACGCACTGGGGGCTGGCGGCGAAGTTCCGCATGCTGTATCCCCGCGTGTTGTGGATGCCGGAGTACATGGTCACAGAAGAAGACAATCTCTTCTGCGGCGGAGGGGTACATGCCGCCCTGGATCTGAGCCTGTACCTGGTGGAGCGCTTCTGCGGACACGAGATCGCGCTGCAGAGCGCGCGGGCGATGTCGATTGAGACCAGGCGGGCATGGCAGGCCGGCTTCGCGATCGCTCCTCTCAAACTGGAGCATGGGGATGCCGGCGTGCAGCGTGCGCAAGAGTGGATGCATAGTCACTTCCATCACGGGTCGGCGGTGGAGGCAGCGCGTCATGCAGGGATGAGTGAGCGTAACTTTGCCCGGCGCTTCAAGCAGGCGACGGGTGACTCGCCACTCGAGTATCAGCAGAAGCTACGCGTGGCGGCGGCCAAGCGGTTGCTGGAGAACCCTTCACAGACGATCGAGGAGGTCAGCCAGGCAGTGGGCTATGGCGATGTGGCTTTCTTCCGGACGGTTTTTCAGCGTCACGCGGGATGCTCGCCTGCGGCATATCGCAGGCGTTTCGATATCGCGTCGTGA
- a CDS encoding FMN-dependent NADH-azoreductase, giving the protein MPTLLRVDSSPLYGVSVTRQLTETFESTWKAAHPDGQVVVRDLTATVLWPITAEWIGAAFTPEDQRTGQQAELLKLSDTLIAELENADEYVFGVPMHNFSVPSSLKLWIDQIARVGKTFSYGENGPKGLITGKKATFLLATGGVYGPGSAMESLNFVEPYLRSAFGFLGVTDTTFLTAGGTAALRYGQDRDAFLQPHLEAVQLHAQSA; this is encoded by the coding sequence ATGCCTACCCTATTGCGTGTCGATTCCAGCCCACTGTATGGGGTTTCCGTTACACGCCAACTGACCGAGACTTTTGAGTCGACCTGGAAAGCCGCCCATCCCGACGGCCAGGTTGTCGTGCGAGACCTTACCGCTACCGTGTTGTGGCCAATTACGGCAGAGTGGATCGGCGCTGCATTCACGCCCGAAGATCAGCGCACCGGCCAGCAGGCGGAGTTGCTGAAGCTTTCCGACACGCTGATCGCGGAGCTGGAGAACGCGGACGAATACGTCTTCGGCGTTCCGATGCATAATTTCAGCGTGCCATCATCGCTGAAGCTATGGATCGACCAGATCGCCCGCGTCGGGAAGACCTTCTCCTATGGGGAAAATGGTCCCAAGGGGCTGATTACCGGTAAGAAGGCGACCTTCCTGCTTGCGACCGGAGGCGTCTATGGACCGGGGAGCGCGATGGAGTCGTTGAACTTCGTGGAGCCGTATCTGCGCTCGGCCTTCGGTTTTCTTGGGGTGACGGATACGACCTTCCTTACCGCCGGTGGTACCGCGGCGCTACGGTATGGGCAGGACCGGGACGCTTTCCTGCAGCCTCATCTTGAAGCCGTACAACTACACGCGCAGAGCGCATAA
- a CDS encoding globin domain-containing protein: MTLLDHQKLLVKSTVPALTKHGEEITRVFYQRMFAAHPEIAPMFNQDDQKNGEQPKRLAAAILAYAGNLDRLDLLGPAVSRIEHRHVATKVRPEHYPIVGKYLLEAIKEVLGDAATPEILEAWGVAYNELAQIMIGHEAAIYAQQEKEQEQEEEVAAV, from the coding sequence ATGACCTTGCTCGATCACCAGAAGCTGCTTGTTAAGTCCACTGTTCCCGCCCTCACCAAACACGGCGAAGAGATCACCCGGGTGTTCTACCAGCGCATGTTTGCCGCACATCCCGAGATTGCCCCGATGTTCAACCAGGACGACCAGAAAAATGGAGAGCAGCCCAAGCGCCTTGCGGCCGCGATTCTTGCCTATGCCGGCAACCTTGACCGTCTCGACCTGCTTGGTCCCGCGGTCTCCAGGATCGAGCACCGTCACGTCGCGACCAAGGTTCGTCCGGAGCACTACCCTATCGTCGGAAAGTACCTGCTCGAAGCCATCAAGGAAGTTCTCGGCGACGCCGCTACGCCGGAGATTCTGGAAGCCTGGGGCGTTGCCTATAACGAGTTGGCGCAGATCATGATCGGTCATGAAGCCGCCATCTACGCACAGCAGGAAAAAGAGCAGGAGCAGGAAGAAGAAGTCGCTGCCGTCTAG
- a CDS encoding DUF4242 domain-containing protein: protein MKRYLIERDIPKVGSLNPGQLCDAAATSNAALAQLGPDIQWVHSYVTADKTFCIYLAKDEAVIRRHAEISGFPATKITEITTIIDPSTATPK, encoded by the coding sequence ATGAAGCGCTATCTGATTGAACGCGACATTCCCAAGGTCGGTTCCCTGAATCCGGGGCAGCTCTGCGACGCGGCGGCTACCTCCAACGCCGCGCTGGCACAGCTCGGTCCGGACATTCAATGGGTACACTCCTACGTCACCGCTGACAAGACCTTTTGCATCTATCTGGCCAAGGACGAGGCAGTGATTCGCCGCCATGCCGAGATCAGCGGATTCCCTGCAACGAAGATTACTGAGATCACCACCATCATCGATCCCTCGACGGCGACCCCGAAGTAG
- a CDS encoding DUF3536 domain-containing protein — protein sequence MAKTKKIADMPESGVPVSPSPEQHQRYVCVHGHFYQPPRENPWLETVEVQESAHPYHDWNERITAECYSTNGASRIVNSANQIVRISNNYSRMSFNFGPTLLSWLAEFAPVTYRTILDADRISAQRFSGHGSAIAQVYNHIIMPLANDRDCLTQIRWGKADFRFRFGRDPEGMWLAETAASRRVLDLLAQEGIKFTILAPAQCARVRPLPRDGGAPVGWIDTRDAKVDPSQPYLVKLDEGRSITVFFYDGPVSRAVAFEGLLNSGEYLANRIVGSLPPNDNDGSTPQLAHIATDGESYGHHHRHGEMALTYAFHFIEQQGLAKLTNYGEFLEKFPASWEAEIFENTSWSCAHGVERWRSNCGCNTGRAGWNQEWRAPLREALDYVRDNVNPLAEDFAKPFLKDLWAARDAYIHVVLNRNPENVHAFFTEHGTRELTAGERIRLIELLELQRHTQLMYTSCGWFFDEISGIETVQIIAYAGRVLQLAYQLFGEKGKELEGKFLDILKNAKSNIAEMSDGAQVYRRWVLGMRVGLEQVGAHYAISSIFRTYPEEGYIFCYDIRRHEYKVFSSGRGRVALGTATVRSRITGECEMVAFAVLHLGGDQNLSAAVRCYSPNEEEAFKNFATAVSGAMAQANLPDIIRSIDGFFHHDRSQTSYSLRSLFSDEQHRILQTILTSTLSEVEESLRRIYQDHASLLHFIRQSNMPTPPALALTANFALNAGIRNAVEADPFDAPALSSLLQQAMTDEIQLDGQIIGYSAGKRMHAVMQQLRDTLSSDSPSVEILQLATTMAECFRQLPFEVRFWDSQNVWNYLLDQVRNDPRLNGAWQDGYRRLGIALGIGVDELVVEEGVGKP from the coding sequence ATGGCCAAGACGAAAAAAATCGCGGACATGCCTGAATCTGGTGTCCCCGTCTCCCCTTCACCAGAGCAGCATCAGCGTTACGTTTGCGTGCATGGGCACTTCTATCAGCCGCCGCGCGAGAATCCATGGCTTGAGACCGTGGAGGTACAGGAGTCCGCGCATCCGTATCACGACTGGAATGAGCGCATCACCGCCGAGTGCTACTCCACCAACGGAGCCTCGCGCATCGTTAACTCAGCGAACCAGATCGTGCGCATTTCCAACAACTATTCGCGCATGAGCTTCAACTTCGGCCCCACGCTGTTAAGCTGGCTTGCCGAGTTTGCACCGGTCACCTATCGCACCATCCTCGACGCGGATCGCATCTCGGCACAACGCTTCAGCGGTCACGGCTCCGCCATAGCGCAGGTTTACAACCACATCATCATGCCGCTGGCCAACGACCGCGACTGCCTGACGCAGATCCGCTGGGGCAAGGCAGACTTCCGCTTCCGCTTCGGGCGCGATCCGGAAGGTATGTGGCTCGCCGAGACCGCGGCCAGCCGTCGCGTGCTCGATCTGCTGGCACAGGAAGGCATCAAGTTCACCATCCTCGCTCCTGCACAGTGCGCTCGTGTCCGTCCCCTTCCCAGGGATGGTGGAGCACCCGTCGGGTGGATCGATACCCGCGACGCCAAAGTTGATCCTTCACAGCCCTATCTCGTGAAGCTCGATGAAGGCCGCTCCATCACCGTGTTCTTTTATGACGGGCCAGTTTCGCGTGCTGTCGCTTTCGAAGGCCTGTTGAACTCCGGCGAATATCTCGCCAACCGTATCGTCGGTTCTCTGCCTCCGAACGACAACGATGGATCTACCCCGCAGCTGGCGCATATTGCGACCGATGGCGAGAGCTACGGACATCATCATCGTCATGGTGAAATGGCGCTGACATATGCCTTTCACTTCATCGAGCAGCAGGGCCTGGCGAAGCTGACCAACTATGGTGAATTCCTGGAGAAGTTTCCAGCTTCCTGGGAGGCCGAGATCTTCGAAAACACCTCCTGGAGCTGCGCGCATGGCGTGGAGCGCTGGCGCTCCAACTGCGGCTGCAATACAGGACGCGCAGGCTGGAACCAGGAGTGGCGCGCACCGCTGCGCGAAGCTCTCGACTACGTCCGTGATAATGTCAACCCGCTCGCAGAAGACTTTGCCAAACCCTTCCTCAAAGACCTGTGGGCCGCGCGTGATGCGTATATCCATGTCGTCCTCAATCGCAATCCTGAGAACGTCCACGCCTTCTTCACCGAGCACGGCACACGCGAGCTGACCGCCGGAGAACGAATCCGCCTGATCGAGCTGCTGGAGCTGCAGCGGCATACGCAACTGATGTACACCTCATGCGGCTGGTTCTTCGATGAGATCTCCGGCATTGAGACTGTGCAGATCATCGCCTACGCCGGCCGCGTGCTGCAGCTTGCCTATCAGCTCTTCGGTGAAAAGGGTAAAGAGCTCGAAGGGAAGTTCCTCGATATTCTGAAGAACGCAAAATCCAATATCGCCGAGATGAGTGACGGCGCCCAGGTCTATCGCCGCTGGGTGCTGGGCATGCGCGTCGGTCTGGAGCAGGTGGGCGCGCACTACGCCATCTCCTCCATCTTCCGCACCTATCCGGAAGAGGGCTACATCTTCTGCTACGACATCCGCCGGCACGAATACAAAGTCTTCTCCTCCGGCCGTGGACGTGTGGCGCTTGGTACCGCCACGGTTCGCTCACGAATTACCGGGGAGTGCGAGATGGTTGCTTTCGCCGTACTGCACCTGGGCGGCGACCAGAATCTCTCCGCAGCGGTGCGTTGCTATTCTCCGAATGAAGAAGAAGCCTTCAAGAACTTTGCCACGGCCGTTTCCGGAGCCATGGCGCAGGCCAATCTTCCCGACATCATCCGCAGCATCGATGGCTTCTTTCATCACGACCGCTCGCAGACCAGCTACTCGCTGCGTTCGCTCTTCTCCGACGAGCAACACCGCATCCTGCAAACCATCCTGACCAGCACGCTCTCCGAAGTGGAAGAGAGCCTGCGCCGCATCTACCAGGACCACGCCTCGCTGCTGCACTTTATCCGCCAGAGCAACATGCCCACGCCACCCGCTCTGGCCCTCACCGCCAACTTTGCGCTCAACGCGGGGATCCGCAATGCCGTTGAGGCTGATCCCTTCGATGCTCCGGCACTCTCCAGCCTGCTGCAACAGGCCATGACCGATGAGATTCAGCTCGACGGCCAGATCATCGGCTACTCCGCCGGTAAACGTATGCACGCGGTGATGCAACAGTTGCGGGACACGCTTTCGTCCGACTCGCCCTCGGTGGAGATTCTGCAGCTGGCAACCACCATGGCCGAGTGCTTCCGCCAACTGCCCTTCGAGGTGCGCTTCTGGGACAGTCAGAACGTCTGGAACTATCTCCTCGACCAGGTGCGCAACGATCCACGCCTGAACGGAGCATGGCAGGATGGCTATCGCCGGCTCGGCATCGCACTTGGCATCGGCGTTGATGAGCTGGTGGTGGAAGAGGGAGTCGGGAAACCTTAG
- a CDS encoding cupin domain-containing protein, with the protein MTSEELIVHLGLERHPEGGWYRQTYLAAKKVHTARGERAASTAIYFLLSGNEFSALHRIQSDEVWHFYAGDTLIVSVIHPDGRHEDLLLGQSLPAGETLQGWVAAGAWFGARLKWPGTYALVGCTVAPGFDFADFEMGNREVLLRQFPQHAELVAKLTR; encoded by the coding sequence GTGACCTCAGAAGAGCTCATCGTACATCTCGGGCTCGAACGTCATCCCGAAGGCGGATGGTACCGCCAGACCTATCTCGCCGCGAAGAAGGTACATACCGCTCGCGGCGAGAGGGCTGCCTCCACCGCCATCTACTTTCTGCTCAGCGGCAACGAATTCTCTGCCCTGCACCGTATCCAGTCTGACGAAGTGTGGCACTTCTACGCCGGTGACACGCTGATTGTGAGCGTGATTCATCCTGACGGCCGCCACGAAGACCTTCTGCTCGGCCAAAGCCTTCCCGCAGGCGAAACCCTGCAAGGCTGGGTCGCCGCCGGCGCATGGTTCGGCGCCCGCCTCAAGTGGCCCGGCACCTATGCTCTTGTCGGCTGCACCGTCGCCCCCGGCTTCGACTTCGCCGACTTCGAAATGGGCAACCGCGAGGTGCTGTTGCGGCAGTTTCCGCAACATGCGGAACTTGTCGCGAAGCTCACGCGGTAA
- a CDS encoding DUF2809 domain-containing protein, translating into MPRSIACLLLLMATIPVGLAARFAPLHLSWFWEKYLGSALWAVALYWFIAALLPRLQPVALFCVSATAATLVELSRLFPEPHIDAFRLTLAGRLLLGRFFSVKNIAAYLLAIAFTAWADTIFHPGASNAEAH; encoded by the coding sequence ATGCCTCGCTCCATCGCCTGTCTTCTTTTGTTGATGGCCACCATCCCTGTCGGCCTGGCTGCTCGTTTTGCCCCACTGCATCTCTCATGGTTCTGGGAGAAATATCTCGGCTCCGCCCTCTGGGCCGTGGCGCTTTACTGGTTTATTGCGGCACTGTTACCGCGGTTGCAACCGGTCGCGCTTTTCTGTGTCTCCGCCACTGCCGCGACCCTGGTAGAGCTCTCGCGACTTTTTCCGGAGCCGCATATTGACGCCTTTCGCCTTACGCTCGCCGGACGGCTTCTGCTTGGGCGTTTCTTCTCGGTTAAAAATATCGCCGCATATCTTCTAGCCATTGCGTTTACAGCCTGGGCTGACACGATCTTCCATCCCGGCGCATCCAATGCTGAGGCACACTAA